In Parageobacillus sp. KH3-4, the genomic window AACACAATAAGAACGTCGATAATGTGTTCAAACCGCAACTTTTTTTCGCGAATCCCGTTGATACGTGCCCGCGAAAAAATCCATAACGCTGGAAATCCTAATAGAACAAACATCCAACTGACCGGATCCCCCACACCAAGTGAATGTGTCGTCAGCACACCATCATGAATATTTATTTGCTGTTGCAAAAAATAATGAACAGCAATCATCCCTCCTCCGACCATAAATGTCGCAAAATAAAAGGCAAATAAGTTCTCTAAAAAATACTGTATTCGTCTAAATCCAAACGCAACGAAAACGATAAGAAACGAGAACATGATTTTGCTTACCGGATGCTGAACATACGTCGAAAACGGCGTAAACATCATAACGACAAGAAATGCGCCAATGAACGCTCCAAGCAATACTCGCCACCACACGACATCCCGCTTTAACATAATCGCTGTCAGCCAAAGCAATAAACTGTCAAAACAAACGTTTAATAACCAAACCACATCCAAATAAACGGCCAACGAAACAGCCTCCTTCTCCCACAACAACACGAAACAATTTCTGAAAATAGTATATAGTACATCTTATTGGAAAGTCTGTCAATTTATGATGATGAAAAGCAGAAACTTTTGTCAAAGAAACAAGAAAAGCGGAAGGCGCCTGCCTAACCACGCCGGGCAAATGTCCTTCGGCCACAGAGATCCGCCCCGAAAAGTTGGCTAGAATCCAACTAATAAAAAAAGAAAAAGAGCACGAACCATGAAAGATTCGCGCTCTTTCGCTTAGCGGCGGCGATTGCGATTGCGAAGAAAAGCAGGAATGTCAAGCGGATCTTCAACTTGTGCGGAACGCAGCGCTGCATAATCTTGTACAGGTTCTTCGCGCTTTTCCCGTTTAGGAGCCGCCGTTATTTTCGGAATCGTGCCAAATCCAGTGCGGGATGGACGCGATTGCGACGACTCATTTTCGTTAAATCCAGTCGCAATAACCGTTACAATAATTTCATCTTTTAAGTTTTCGTTAATGACTGATCCAAAAATCATATTCACATCTTGGTCAGACGCAGATGCGACAATATCAGCAGCTTCCTGTACTTCGTAAAGGCTTAAATTCGTGCCGCCGGTAATGTTCATTAACACACCTTGCGCTCCATCAATCGACGTTTCTAACAGTGGGCTAGAAATAGCTTTTTTGGCCGCTTCTGCCGCACGGTTTTCCCCGCTTGCAATTCCGATGCCCATCAGCGCAGAGCCCTTGTTGGACATAATTGTTTTCACATCGGCAAAGTCCAAGTTAATAAGCCCTGGCACTGCGATTAAGTCAGAAATGCCTTGTACTCCTTGACGCAGAACGTTATCCGCTTCACGGAACGCCTCGAGCATCGGTGTATTTTTGTCAACAATTTCCAACAAGCGGTCGTTTGGAATGACAATCAGTGTATCGACCGCTTCTTTCATAGCGGCGATTCCGTTTGCCGCCTGCGTCGCCCGTTTTCGTCCTTCAAACGTGAATGGACGAGTCACAACACCAACCGTCAACGCCCCTAATTCACGGGCGATTTGCGCAATAACTGGAGCAGCGCCAGTTCCTGTTCCACCGCCCATTCCCGCCGTAACGAACACCATATCGGCGCCTTTCAGCGCTTCTTCAATTTGCTCCTTGCTCTCTTCTGCCGCTTTTTTTCCCACTTCCGGGTTCGCGCCTGCCCCCAGGCCACGCGTTAATTTTGCGCCAATTTGCAGCTTTATTGGTGCTTTCGACAGATTTAACGCTTGCGCGTCTGTATTCACCGCAATAAACTCAACACCTTGCACACCGTGTTCAATCATCCGATTGACGGCGTTGTTGCCGCCGCCGCCAACTCCAATCACCTTAATTGTTGCCAATTGATCAACTGTAGTGTCAAACTCCAACATGACTAAATCCTCCCAAATTCAATCTCTATTCAAAGAAATAACCGAAAAACTTTTTCATTTTTTTTCCAAAAGTCGCTTCTTTCTTTTTTTGTTTCGGCTGTTGTTGTTTTTGCGGACGTTTTTCCATCGGCTCCACAACGGATGCAGCGACAGGAACCGTTTTTCCTTGCAGCGCTGCTTGACGATAGGCAAATTTGATCAGCCCGACTCCTGTCGTATATTGCGGATCGCGCACCCCTATATAATCAGGCATGGCAATGCGAACACTGCTTCCTAATACGACATGAGCTAACTCCAATATCCCGGGCATGTTCGCTACTCCGCCAGTTAGCACATAGCCGCCTGGCAAATCGC contains:
- the spoIIGA gene encoding sigma-E processing peptidase SpoIIGA yields the protein MAVYLDVVWLLNVCFDSLLLWLTAIMLKRDVVWWRVLLGAFIGAFLVVMMFTPFSTYVQHPVSKIMFSFLIVFVAFGFRRIQYFLENLFAFYFATFMVGGGMIAVHYFLQQQINIHDGVLTTHSLGVGDPVSWMFVLLGFPALWIFSRARINGIREKKLRFEHIIDVLIVFDGVPLQLKGLIDSGNQLYDPLAKAPVMIVETDKVKEVLPEELARHIPFETSMDWLHQAQLEKWAHRFRIVPYRVVGSEQRFLVAIKPDRIMLFYEQQWLEVEKGLVGLNETNLSVDGEYECIVHPKMVQMGKRITAS
- the ftsZ gene encoding cell division protein FtsZ, coding for MLEFDTTVDQLATIKVIGVGGGGNNAVNRMIEHGVQGVEFIAVNTDAQALNLSKAPIKLQIGAKLTRGLGAGANPEVGKKAAEESKEQIEEALKGADMVFVTAGMGGGTGTGAAPVIAQIARELGALTVGVVTRPFTFEGRKRATQAANGIAAMKEAVDTLIVIPNDRLLEIVDKNTPMLEAFREADNVLRQGVQGISDLIAVPGLINLDFADVKTIMSNKGSALMGIGIASGENRAAEAAKKAISSPLLETSIDGAQGVLMNITGGTNLSLYEVQEAADIVASASDQDVNMIFGSVINENLKDEIIVTVIATGFNENESSQSRPSRTGFGTIPKITAAPKREKREEPVQDYAALRSAQVEDPLDIPAFLRNRNRRR